The Malus sylvestris chromosome 3, drMalSylv7.2, whole genome shotgun sequence genomic sequence CAATAagtgagaaaataaaaattcctACGTTTTCTTTAGTCGAACGATAGCATCAGTGAGGATCAAACTTGCACCAAGGTGCATATGCATAATTATTTGTTGTCATTGTATAGTAAAGCGTCATCTGCTAAAAAAAAACTCGTATGTTGCTCAACCATAATTATATCACATAAGCTAACAACACCAAGTGAAAATGTTATGCTCCTGCCCCAAGTATTTTGTCACTACAATATGCTTCTAGTCATAGACTAGTAAATTATCTATGGTCAGTTTGATTGTCATTTTAGTTTTCATCTGAAAATGTACTTGTTTGATAATTgctttcaatttaaaaaacaattgaaaatttaaaagaaaaaccaagccaaaatttgaaaacttacaAAAGTAGCTTTCAAATTTTAGTTTTCTGTTCATtggaataaaaactaaaaacaataaccaaaaattttttgttttgaacaaaatggttatcaaaaccaccttagtttggtttttattttcccAATTTTTGTCCGATGTTTGGTTAATCACCGTCTTACAGATCAACAATTGAAGCATTCGTGAAGACGGTGTCTGGTTTGGCTAAACGCTTAGCTGAAATACTGGCACAGCCTTTGGGTGTCAAACCGAATTACTTTGAAGAGAATTGTCCACCAAGAACTAGTTATCTTCGACTGAATAGATATGCTCCATGTCCATTTCCTTCGCAAGTGTTTGGCCTCATCTCGCACACCGATACCGATTTCCTAACTATAGTTCACCAGGACCAAGTAGGAGGCCTGGAAATATTTAAAGATGGAAGATGGTTGGCTGTTAAACCTAATCCTGAAGCTCTTGTTGTCAACATTGGGGACTTCTTTGAGGTAATACTcgtatattttttaattaattgttcAAATTTACTTTGTATAACTAGTGAGGGAAATGGGTTcctattgaccaaaaaaaaaaaaactaaccaaaagtgattttagttttaatcaaaaagacaaaataaaggtagTACCAGGAGTGATTTTTCAAAGTAAAAATGTCAAcgttaaaaatgaatagtacaaagAGTGTTTCATTAagattcccaaaaaaaaaaaatagggaaaaGGGTTTCAGTTTTACTATGGTTTTTGTAAAGTTGATTTTTTAAGGGTATTAAAAACTACTCAAACGTTGCATCGTGAgatcacacatatatatatatatatatatatatgtgtgtgtgtgtgtgtgtgtgtgtgtgtgttttgcaGGTTGAGTCTTGCATTCTAgtccttatttttatttaaaataaaaaaaaggaatgtaTAATTAAGTATAACCGGATTTTAGATATTGGGATTAGGGTTTAACTCAAATTAAGATCTTTTTAAGTTAGATAGGAACTTTGATATATATTAAAATTCTACATATCAAGATCTTTCTTTGCGCAAAATAGAATGTTTTTGGGTAgaaatatatgatgaaatatgtatTATCTTTTTGTATAATTTCTCATACATCTTGGTGAAATAGTACCATGGAAATTAAGGTTCCACCCCGAATCCAATTAGAAGTTGGGTAAGTGCCCCAACTGCGCTTAAACCCTTGTAAGGTTTCTTAATTCTCCGAAGTGAAACTCAACTTCATGCCTTCATGTATATACCTACTATTTTATGTTCCAATTCCAGCTTTCAAAATAGTCTCTTGGAAAACATGTACCCTTATATATATTCGTGTGTGTGATATAACGCAGGCCTTGAGCAATGGCGCATACAAGAGCATCAAACACCGAGTGGTTAGCACACAAGAAGTTGAGAGATTATCTGTGGCATATTTCTACTGCCCCTCCTACGATGCTGTGGTCCGAAACTGCGGTAATGAACCATCAACTTATAGGCAGTTCACTTTGAGGGAGTATAAACTCCAAACTCAAATTGATGTTCAGGAAACTGGTGAGAAAGTAGGGCTCTCAAGATTTCTCCTTTGAAAAACGTCTCAAAACTGATGGCAAGCAAACTATATATCTACCTGATATATGTAAAAGAGGACAATAATCGTGAAATAACAAAGTATGGTTTGTGAAccattgttttctttcttttattcattaagtgtCAGCTGTCTTCCTATTGAATTTGAAGGATCGTGACCTTCTGGTTCTTCTCCAACAAAATGAAGAGTtgtcatgcatttataccatccctTTCTAgtctctttgtgatgtttttgagtAAAACTGGTTGCATTTTACCCTATTTTGTGTTAGTGTGCAGTTACATGTACTTTAGGATCAATTTGAGggcaaaagaagtgaaaacatgCCATTTTTGGAGCCGATCCTTATTCAAACGTGGAGAGAAGTTTAGTGGCCTGTTTTGGAGCCCAAATAAAGTTGTTACTTGTTTTGAAGTCCAAATAAAGAATCCAAGACGAATCTGGATTGTTAGAAGATCAGGAACAGAATAGGAAAGGAATTTGGATATCTAGCCTGATTTGGAGGTGCCAAATAAGGCAAAAATGTGCAAAATAAAGGCTAAGTTTCTGGGATCACTTTGGAATATCTTACAACCTTTTTTACCCCATAAAAACTTGCATCTTagccacttttacatgccctttTTATTCTAGGCGAATTACACAATTCTGATTACCTATTTATCCTCTCTTTTTCGTTCACTCGTAAAAAACCCTAGCCGTTCCATACACTTTCACCATTATTGAAGACTCATTGCAGAAGGCTGTTCTTTGAGAATTTCTACATCAGAAATGCTTCAAGGGTTTCCTCTCCTAAATTTATTTTCACTTATGTTGTGTATTTTCGTTTTAATTTTTGTGAACatgatgtgtaactaagttcataactagggaTTTCAATGTAGCCTTGCAAAATTGATCCATGTTTTTAAGTTGAAGTATGCAGTTCATCAATCTgcttcttgtttcattcactaaatctattgttaaatttgtttgttgattttaatgtttgatcaccattagggttAACTACAAATCATTTAATCAAGATTATAGTaaacatcatgcttaatcttggtggacatgtgaatgaatgaagagaATGTTATGCAAACATCATGTCATgtattttctttggttctttaacGTTTTCTTGCATGGTAAAGACTCTTAATTAGGAACCGAAGTTGAACATCCCAATTAGGTTGCAGATTAGGAGAATTTGATCAAAACCACACATCATATGGCTgatcatatatatgtaaaacgaaCTCAGGAAACAGGTTGGTAGTTGAATACGATATaactttataaacatggatTTGGTTTTGTAATGGTGAATTCGAATCCTTGGCCTCATTTCCATTGCTTCTACATCAATATATTATTCGCTACTACATTCTtgcattttaatttaattaagtttacagCACAAAAACTACTCTCAATTGGTTACTTTCATACTTTAGTTAGGGTTCTATCAAAGTTAGCAACTTATAGAGGTCCAATTAGTCCCTGTGGTttgacacccttacttgtgccattatactaaccatatttttacactaggaaGGAACACAACAAGTTGCTGTCACTAGATACTATTAACTTGAATGAATTTTCCTAGCAAGAATCTTTTAATTCTCTTTATTATCATTTCTAGAAAAATTCATTCAAGCTCGATATCATTTGGGGGTGTGCTGTTGTATCTAGAATTTTGTTGTCGGTCACATGTAGTTTCGATTTGGATAGTGGTTTTCTGTCTTTTGAGATTTACAACGGCTTTGTAccatttttgggtttaattttgaGTGGTTTTGTACCAGTTTGGGCTTTGATGTGGAGATTTGGGAATTTGGATTTTGATCCCATCAATTTGAAATGGCGTGAGTTCACTTAAATTTGTGGAAGTTACAAGACCATCGCCCCTCACTTAAATTTGTGGATGTTACAAGACCATCGGCCTCGTCTTTGCCAAacttgtcattttatttttctgccGAGAGGTTAACTTGGATCCGGTGCCTTTGTCAAAGCATTCCTTTGATGCCTTCATGTGTAACCACATATATTGGTCCAGGAGCCCATCATGGTGATGACAACGTGTATAGCATTGGGGCCTTGAAGCTTTCTCTTTCTCCCTTGTTAGTACTTCCTCCTCCAAGATTGTGGACTTTCTGAAAGATATGTTTGTTACAGGACATCTCTTAAGGTCACTTTGTTTTActgcttctttcttttcttctactaCTTTCCGGTAGTTTCCTGGCTGTTTCAGCATAGAATTTTGGTTGTGCGCTCAAATTGCTTCCTGGTCTCCTTTTACAGGGACAAGGTTTGCAACCCATTTGACACACCAAAAGAAGCTTCTAACTGCGGTGCTTGACAAGAATGGAGAAGGCAGTCTCTTGACTCTCTTCTCAAAACTTATGTGCATAGGGTATTCACACCCTATCTCTCTTTGTAGAATCCAAGTTATGGAAATGAATAGAGCAGATGTTTCCCTTCTTGGCACGAAGGAGCAAAAGAGAGTAATTTGGTTCAATTTTGGCAGGGGACCATCCCCTAGAAATTCATGGGGTTAGACAACATCTGTCATATGAGTCATGAGTATTTGTTAGGATACCATA encodes the following:
- the LOC126614966 gene encoding gibberellin 2-beta-dioxygenase 8-like translates to MVTDSKAVLMDFKPPFQQICKAILLQNSTHEALSSHDDDKVSLVEECELPLIDLSHLNLGHFEGDKCMNEIAQAASQWGFFQVVNHGVSQEIIKSMQNEQRRLFHKPFAEKVEKNFLNSSSNCYRWGNPQATCLRQFSWSEAFHISVTEIPTMNDHHNSLRSTIEAFVKTVSGLAKRLAEILAQPLGVKPNYFEENCPPRTSYLRLNRYAPCPFPSQVFGLISHTDTDFLTIVHQDQVGGLEIFKDGRWLAVKPNPEALVVNIGDFFEALSNGAYKSIKHRVVSTQEVERLSVAYFYCPSYDAVVRNCGNEPSTYRQFTLREYKLQTQIDVQETGEKVGLSRFLL